From the genome of Longispora fulva:
TGCTCGCAAGTAGAATAGCCGCATTGCGCTCCCCTACTTGGTCAACCTTCTCTTGCCAGTGCCGCCTAACTGTGGATTCGGGCAAAAGCAGTGCGCGTGCGAATCGGTCGAGGCGTGACTCCAATGGGACGGTATCATCGGAATGGCTAGCTATCCGCCAATCGACGGTGTACGCGTCCGCAATTAGGTAATGGCCGAGTTCGTGCGCCAAGGCGAGTCGCCTGCGACCAACCTTCATATTACTGTTGACGAGAGTGACGCCTCCACGACGCAACAAGATCGTCCCGGCATCGGCGGTGTCCTTCCCGACATCACGAGAGAACGCGAGTAGTCCGACCTTGGAGACGGCGCTTGAGAGGTTAGTGATTGGTTCCTCCGCCGGAAGGGTCATCAATTCACGCGCCTGCACAGCTAGCGCCTCGGTTTCAGCATTTGTCGAAGGCTGTCTGATATCTGCCTTTGAAACTATTTCGGAGGCATCTAGACCTAGCTCGGCGACCTTCAGGGAATCCACGAACTCGACATCATTGGAATGCTTTGCGAGCAATGCATCGATCTGGGAGTCGGCAGTGTCCAGCCCCTGGCTGGATCGATGTGCGACAAGGGCGGGGACTGGATCTTCGAAGAACGTAGACATGCGTACACGGGTGGCTGTGGCGATGTCTGATAGCTCGAGTGCCGTGACCTTGCGGATGCCCCCCTCGATCTTGTTTACGACCGTGCGATCAAGGCCGATCGCTCGGCCTAGGTCTTCCTGACTCAGGTCCGCGCGCTTGCGCGCTTCTCGGATGCGCTCGCCCAGCGTTCGCGCGTCGATTTCGGCCATAGTGCGATTCTCGCACACTGTAGTCGACGGGGAAAGGTGGACCGTATAGCTTCGTGGACAAGATCCTTCCGGCAGGGTTGTGCCTGTCGGAAGGATCTTGGACAGCCTGCCCTCGAAGGCTGAACACGCTGGGTGAAGTCATGCCCGCCGGCCTGGCGGGAACTCCCGTCCGGAGCACCTATTCGCTCATCCGGACGGAACGTGGCAACCATGGGAGCCGCGAATCATGCTCGAAGGCCATCTCTGGCGCGCCCGGCGCCGGGTGGACCCAGCTCCACCATGCCCCGTCAGTTGGCGCTATCGACCCCACAGTCCCTGGATTCCTAGTGTCGAAGCCGACCGGTACACGGCCGGCCGAACCAAATCCTGTGAGGACATCCATGCGCACGATCAGACTCGCCGCCACCGTCGGCACGGCACTACTCGTCGCCGGCGGCCCGGCGGTCAGCCCGGCCGCCGCCAGCCCCCCGACCGCCACGCTCGCCTGGCACACCTGCAGCACCGGCCCCGACGACGCAGACGGGGCGGCCCTCGACGCCGCCGGCGCCCAGTGCGCGGAGGTGGCGGTCCCGCTGGACTACTCCCGCCCGCGCGGCCGGACCATCACCATCGCACTGTCCCGGCTCGCCGCCACCGACCCGGCCCATCGGCGCGGTGCCCTGATCCCCAACCCCGGCGGGCCCGGCGACCCCGCACTGACCCTGGGGGTCGAACTCGCCCAGGCCGCGCCGGCCCTCGCGGCCCACTACGACCTGATCGGGATGGACCCGCGGTTCGTGGGCCGCAGTACCCCGCTGAGCTGCCAGTGGGACACCGGCCTGTCGATGCGGGGGGCGGGCCCGACCCGGCAGACCTTCGCCGAAACCACTGTCCGGGCCAGGGGACTGGCCGCCGGCTGCGTCCGGGGCAACGAGGATCTGCTGCCGTACGCCTCCACCCGTAACGCGGCCCGCGACATGGACCAGGTCCGTGCCGCCCTCGGCGAGCCCACGCTGTCCTATCTCGGCTGGTCGGCGGGCAGCTACCTGGGCGCGGTGTACACCCAGCTGTTCCCGGGCCGCGTCGACCGGTTCGTGCTGGACAGCGCCGTGGACCCCGACACGTACGGCCCCGGCGTCACCCGGGCTATGGGGGCCCCGACCGAGGCGGCGTTGCGCAACTGGGCAGGCTGGGCGGCGACCCGCGACGCGACGTACCACCTGGGTGCGACCCGGGAGGCGGTGCTGGCCACCGTGGACCGGGTGCGGCGGGCCTCCGAGGCGCGCCCGCTGCGGGTGGGGGAGTTCGCGGTGGACAGCCAGCTGCTGCCGGAGCTGTTGTTCCTGCCGATCCGGTTCGACACCGACGCCGACTACGCCGGGATCGCCGCCGATGTGCGGGTACTCGCCGACGCCGCCGACGGCCGCCCGGTCACCCCGTCCCCGGGCCTGCTGGCCAACCTAACCATGATCACCGGCCCGGGGACCGGGGACGGCACGTTCCTGCTCTGCGCGGACCGGGCCGCCCCGCGCGACCCGGAGACCTACTACCGCGACATCCAGGCGCACCGGGCGAGTGAGCCGCTGTTCGGCCCGCTGACCCGCAACGTCACGCCGTGCGCTTTCTGGCCGACTGCCCCGGTCGAGTCCCCGACCCGGATCCGCAACAGCGTGCCGGCCCTGATCGTGGGGGCGACCGGCGACCCGCGCACCCCCTTCCCGGGGCAGTTGGCCATGCACCGCGCGCTGGCCGGTTCCCGGATGGTCACCCTGGACAACGCGTTCCGGCACCTGGTGTACGGCGTGGAGGACAACCCGTGCGTGGACGGCGCGGTCAACCGGTACCTCCTCGATGGGGTGTTGCCCACGGCGGACCTGACCTGCGCCCGGGTCAGCGGCGCAGGTAGCTGAGGACGGCCAGTACCCGGCGGTGACCGTCCTCGCCGCCGGCCAAGCCGAGCTTGGCGAAGATGTTGCCGATGTGCTTGGCCACCGCGGCGTCGCCCACCAGCAGTTCCCGGGCGATCGACGCGTTGGCCCGGCCCTCGGCCATCAGGGCGAGCACCTCCCGCTCCCGGGGGGTGAGCGCGTCGAGCGGCCCGGCGACCCGTTGCCGGGCCAGTAGCTGCCGCACCACGTCCGGGTCGATCACCGTCTCACCGGCGGCGACCCGGACGACGGCGTCGGCGAACTCGGACACCTCACCGATCCGGTCCTTCAACAGGTACCCGACCCCGCCGAGCCCGGCCGGCCCGAGCAGTTCCGCGGCGTACGCCGTCGCGGCGTGCTGGGACAACACCAGCACGGCGAGCCCGGGGTGCGCGTCGCGCAGCGCCACCGCCGCGCGCAACCCGTCATCGGTGTGCCCCGGCGGCATCCGCACATCGGTCAACACCAGATCAGGCCGGTACTCGCCGACAGCGCCCAGCAGCGCCTCCGCGTCTCCGACCGCCGCCCGCACGGTGTGCCCGAACGACTCCAGCAGCCCGACCAGCCCGGCGCGCATCAGCACCGAGTCCTCGGCGAGCACTATCCGCAGTGCCACGGCAGCTCCACCCGTACCGAGGTCGGCCCGCCCACCGGGCTGAGGACCGTCAGCCGGCCGTCGAGCACCGCCGCCCGGTCCGCCAGCCCCTGCAGTCCGGTGCCGGCGGCCGGGTCGGCCCCACCGGCCCCGTCGTCGACGACGTCGAGCACCAGCAGCCCGGCCCGGCGCTCCCCGCTGACTGTGATCCGCTCCGCGGCGGCGTGCCGGACGGCGTTGCTGACCGCCTCGGAGACCACGAAGTAGGCGGTGGACTCCACCGCCGACGAGGGCCGGGCGTCCAACCGGATGTCGAGTGCCATCGGTACCGGGCAACGCTCGGCCAACTCCTCCACGGCCGCGGCGAGCCCGTGGTCGGTGAGCAGTTGCGGGTGGATGCCCCGGACCAGTTCCCGGATCCCGGTCAGCGCCTGGCGGGCCTGCCGGTGGGCGTCGCCGACCAGCTCCCCGGCCCGGCCGGCGTCGGGTCCCAGCTCGCGGGCCGCCAGTCCCAGGCTCATGCCGAGCAGCACCAGCTGCTGCTGGGCCCCGTCGTGCAGGTCCCGTTCGATCCGCCGCCGCTCGGCTTCGAACGCCGCGACCAGCCGGTCCCGGGACCGGGCGAGGTCGCGCACCTGTCGTCCCAGCTCGGCCTCGGTCGGCGCGAGTAGCCAGCGAGCGAACGCCGCCTGGGCCCCGGCGAGCACGCACAGCCCGTAGGCGACCAGCACGGTCAGAGGCAGCACGGCCCCGAGACTGAACAGCACCGCCTCCCCGAAGGTGTCGATGAGGTGCTTGCCGAGTCGCAGTTGCGCCGAGTTGCCGATCACCACGAACACGGGCAGGGTGAGCAGCACCAGGCACACCGCCAGCACGGCCAGCCCGATCAGGTCCGCCACGGGCAGCACGGTCAGCAGGCACAGCGTGTACCCCAGCTCCCGCCACGTCGCGCCCTCCCGCAGCCGGGTCCCCAGCCAACCGCGCCGACCGGGACCGGTCGGGCCGTGCGGGTCGGGCACCCCGGCCGGGTGCAGCAGCCGCAGCCGCCTGCGCTCCCACCGGCCCACCGGCACCCCGACGAGGACGAGCGTCGGCACGGCGACCAGCAGTCCGGCGGCCGCGATCAGCGGGGTGGTGACGAGGTAGGCGAGGCACCGCCACGGCCACCAGGAGCGCAGGAAGCGCACCGGGTGCGCCATCGTGGGCCACAGGGGGACTTCGGTCGACATGTCGACGACGCTACTAGGCTGCCCGTCCCCGGAAACGGTCCCGGGATCCACCGCGACGGTAGACCTGGCACTACCGCGGTGGGCCGTGTCAGGAGCACTGGAAGACGGTGGTGACCGGTCGGTCCGGGCAGTCGAGGCAGGTGAACAGGTAGAAGGAGCCGGCGTCGCCGAGCATGAGTCCGGCGTCTTCGTGCCCGGTCGGCCGCTGCGCGGTACCCGTGGAGTGGTTGAGCGCCGTCCATTCGGGCAGCCATCGGTCGTAGGAGCAGGGGTTGCCTTCCCAACTGGCGATGGTGAGCAGGTACCGCATGGGTCGCCCACAGGAGCAGTCGGGGAACTCGGGGGACTGGATCCAGTCGATCCAGCCGCCGACCTTGGTGCCCGGCGCGGCGGCCAGCTCGTATTCGTACCGGTGGCCGGAGGTCCTCTCCCAGGCCATGACCTCGTCGTAGACGGCTTGGTCGAGTTCGTGTCCGGACGGGTATTCGGTCACCCGCTCGGGGCTCAGTACACAGGGATTGGGCAACAGCTCGTCGTCGGTGAGCACCTCGATCAGGGGCCCGGGGCCGATGTCAGCCGGTGAGACCGTCGTCGAGTCGCGCCAGTACACCTTGAGCAGGGCGATGTCGTAGTCGCCGTGTTCCCACGCCGGACACCACAGCAGTTGGAACAGGTCCGTGCCGGGCGGGAACGGCAGCTCGGGCACGTCGCGGGCGAACAGTTGCAGCACTGGTACGAGTGGCTGGGTGCGGGGGGTCGCCGTGTCGCCGGCCCTGCCGGGTGGCCGCCATGCGCCGTGGCCGCGGTCCGGGTCGTCGCACCCCGGCCACGGCTCTCCCGACGGCCACCACAGGGGTCCACCCAGCGAGCTGTCGGAGCGGGTGGGCGCGCCGTGCCGGGGGTGCAGCCGGACGGCGGTGCGGGTCAGCGGTCCGAGCTCGGGGAACAGCGCCGGCAGGTGCACGGTGCGGTCGGGGGTGCGGATGGTCACGGCCGCAGAGGCTACATGGCCCCGCCCACAACCTGAGCGCCGAGTACTCCGGCGGGTCTGAACTGGATGGCAGACCGACGCGACGGTGGAGGACCTGGTGTCGTCGGGGTCGCAACCTGGGGCGAGGATGGTGTGATGCCGGACCTGTTGTGGGATGACGTTCGAGAATGGTTCTCTCCTCAGGAGAACGGGTCGTTGCCGGATGTGTGCGTGGACGCGACGACGATCGCGGACTGGCAACTGGTCTTTGACCTGGTGCGGACCGAGGGCTGGGCGGTGCGGTACTCGGTTGGCGATGTGCGGGCCGAGCTGCCGGCCAAGGCCGACGGGATCATGGATCGTGCGGACGCCGAGAGCGTGGAGTTGAGAGTCTGGCCGGTCGCCGATGTCTTGATGATCTTCCGGATGTACTCGGCTGCCAGCGTCGATTTCGATGTCGATCTGCGGGAGTTGCAGGGCCAGGAACGTCTGGATGTGCTGTGCGAATTCCTCACGAAGCTGGGCCGCACGCTCGGTAAGCCGGTGCTGATGACACCGGAAGGCGCCCCGGACTACCCGCTGATCGGCTACGAGGTCGAGGCGGACCGAGTGGTGATGTTCGCACCCGCCTGGGCGGAGACGACCGCGACGGACACCGACTGACGGCATGTGGCACGGGCTCATCGAGACACCGCGGTTCTGTCGGACCGGCATGTCGTGACCGGCCGAGTCGCCCTGCGAGGGGGGCCTTCGTGCCCGCCGGGTTGCGGGCGCGGTGGGGTCTCCGGCGGCTGAGCTGATGGGCGGACAGGGTGCTCCGGGTGTGCGGTCATCGGCGCGGAGGGCTGGCGGACAACCTGTCAGGCTCGGTACCGGATGCGGGGAGGCCGTGCGTTGAGAGCCTGGCGGCGGCCCCGGTCTTCGGCTACCTCAGATCTTTGGTCATGAACACGCGGCTGGTGCCGGGTGGGTCGCAGGGGATTTCGCCGAACACCTGCCAGCCGTGCTGTTTGTAGAAGTCGGGCGCTTGGAAGCTGATGGTGTAGAGCACGGCGGACCGGCAGCCGCGCCGGCGACCTTCGGCTTCGGCTTGCCGCAGGATCTCGCTACCCAGTCCGCTGCCTCGAAGCTCTCGCGGCACATGGAACAGGTCGACGAAGAGCATGCCCAGTGAGGTCCGCCCCGTCAGGCCGCCGACCACGCGGTGCGTCTGCGGGTCCTGGACCAAGACGGCCAGTGGCCGGTGATCATTGAGTCCCGTCGCCTGCATGTTGAACTCGGTGAGCGAGTCTGCGATGAGCGCGACGTCGCCAGCATCGGGCGCATCGGTGACGACGATCTCCGGAAATGGCGGCGTCTCGAGGTCTGTCGACTCGTCCATTCCGCGGGGCAGGGGCAGGTTCG
Proteins encoded in this window:
- a CDS encoding sensor histidine kinase: MSTEVPLWPTMAHPVRFLRSWWPWRCLAYLVTTPLIAAAGLLVAVPTLVLVGVPVGRWERRRLRLLHPAGVPDPHGPTGPGRRGWLGTRLREGATWRELGYTLCLLTVLPVADLIGLAVLAVCLVLLTLPVFVVIGNSAQLRLGKHLIDTFGEAVLFSLGAVLPLTVLVAYGLCVLAGAQAAFARWLLAPTEAELGRQVRDLARSRDRLVAAFEAERRRIERDLHDGAQQQLVLLGMSLGLAARELGPDAGRAGELVGDAHRQARQALTGIRELVRGIHPQLLTDHGLAAAVEELAERCPVPMALDIRLDARPSSAVESTAYFVVSEAVSNAVRHAAAERITVSGERRAGLLVLDVVDDGAGGADPAAGTGLQGLADRAAVLDGRLTVLSPVGGPTSVRVELPWHCG
- a CDS encoding LuxR C-terminal-related transcriptional regulator; amino-acid sequence: MRAGLVGLLESFGHTVRAAVGDAEALLGAVGEYRPDLVLTDVRMPPGHTDDGLRAAVALRDAHPGLAVLVLSQHAATAYAAELLGPAGLGGVGYLLKDRIGEVSEFADAVVRVAAGETVIDPDVVRQLLARQRVAGPLDALTPREREVLALMAEGRANASIARELLVGDAAVAKHIGNIFAKLGLAGGEDGHRRVLAVLSYLRR
- a CDS encoding alpha/beta hydrolase, whose amino-acid sequence is MRTIRLAATVGTALLVAGGPAVSPAAASPPTATLAWHTCSTGPDDADGAALDAAGAQCAEVAVPLDYSRPRGRTITIALSRLAATDPAHRRGALIPNPGGPGDPALTLGVELAQAAPALAAHYDLIGMDPRFVGRSTPLSCQWDTGLSMRGAGPTRQTFAETTVRARGLAAGCVRGNEDLLPYASTRNAARDMDQVRAALGEPTLSYLGWSAGSYLGAVYTQLFPGRVDRFVLDSAVDPDTYGPGVTRAMGAPTEAALRNWAGWAATRDATYHLGATREAVLATVDRVRRASEARPLRVGEFAVDSQLLPELLFLPIRFDTDADYAGIAADVRVLADAADGRPVTPSPGLLANLTMITGPGTGDGTFLLCADRAAPRDPETYYRDIQAHRASEPLFGPLTRNVTPCAFWPTAPVESPTRIRNSVPALIVGATGDPRTPFPGQLAMHRALAGSRMVTLDNAFRHLVYGVEDNPCVDGAVNRYLLDGVLPTADLTCARVSGAGS
- a CDS encoding helix-turn-helix domain-containing protein, coding for MAEIDARTLGERIREARKRADLSQEDLGRAIGLDRTVVNKIEGGIRKVTALELSDIATATRVRMSTFFEDPVPALVAHRSSQGLDTADSQIDALLAKHSNDVEFVDSLKVAELGLDASEIVSKADIRQPSTNAETEALAVQARELMTLPAEEPITNLSSAVSKVGLLAFSRDVGKDTADAGTILLRRGGVTLVNSNMKVGRRRLALAHELGHYLIADAYTVDWRIASHSDDTVPLESRLDRFARALLLPESTVRRHWQEKVDQVGERNAAILLASKFRIDMSTLATRLKELKLADSQAVASVRNYRTTQADIIELNLYVPLEELEGTTVPRPFARAVLRLARDERISRERALDLLQYTVDETDLPHTRERRPDEIWKFVS
- a CDS encoding GNAT family N-acetyltransferase, whose protein sequence is MSDPMTNLPLPRGMDESTDLETPPFPEIVVTDAPDAGDVALIADSLTEFNMQATGLNDHRPLAVLVQDPQTHRVVGGLTGRTSLGMLFVDLFHVPRELRGSGLGSEILRQAEAEGRRRGCRSAVLYTISFQAPDFYKQHGWQVFGEIPCDPPGTSRVFMTKDLR